In Paraburkholderia terrae, a genomic segment contains:
- a CDS encoding LysR family transcriptional regulator — protein MNWDDARIFVALHRERTLRAAARSLDIDQATVGRRLAALEHTLGATLFLRTSGGYELTPVGKIAIRAAEAMEQSAHDLVRHAQGVDKRLAGEVKLSTTDALAQEFIMPAIERLHMKHPDVSVMLDTTTQVLNLAKREADIAIRTVKPRNPDLLARRVASWEVGLFASPEYLRRHGEPAPGERFAGHDLVVYQPYFAKARVPEFLGEPLTDGRIVARLNTNLTLRAALRAGLGISPLPVPMAERDGLVRIWPDRSNDARYEIWLVTHQDLRHTARIRVTIDEIVLAFDR, from the coding sequence ATGAACTGGGACGACGCGCGCATCTTCGTCGCGCTCCATCGGGAAAGGACCTTGCGCGCGGCCGCCCGCTCGCTCGACATCGATCAGGCAACGGTGGGCCGCAGGCTTGCCGCGCTCGAGCACACGCTCGGCGCGACGCTGTTCCTGCGCACATCGGGCGGATATGAGCTCACGCCCGTCGGCAAGATCGCGATCCGCGCCGCCGAGGCGATGGAACAGTCCGCGCACGATCTCGTCCGCCACGCACAAGGCGTGGACAAGCGCCTCGCCGGCGAGGTGAAGCTCTCGACGACGGATGCGCTTGCTCAGGAGTTCATCATGCCGGCGATCGAGCGCCTGCATATGAAGCATCCCGACGTTTCGGTGATGCTCGACACGACGACCCAGGTGCTCAATCTCGCGAAGCGCGAAGCCGACATCGCGATCCGGACCGTCAAGCCGCGCAATCCTGATCTGCTTGCCCGCCGCGTGGCGAGTTGGGAAGTGGGGCTGTTCGCATCGCCCGAGTATCTGCGGCGCCATGGCGAACCGGCGCCGGGCGAGCGATTCGCGGGACACGATCTCGTGGTCTACCAGCCGTACTTTGCCAAGGCTCGCGTGCCGGAATTTCTCGGGGAACCGCTGACGGACGGCCGCATCGTCGCGCGCCTGAACACAAACCTGACGCTGCGCGCGGCGCTCAGAGCCGGGCTCGGCATCAGCCCTCTACCCGTGCCGATGGCCGAACGCGACGGCCTCGTGCGAATCTGGCCGGACCGCTCAAACGACGCACGGTATGAAATCTGGCTCGTCACGCATCAGGATTTGCGACACACCGCGCGCATCCGCGTGACGATCGACGAGATCGTCTTGGCGTTCGATCGATAG
- a CDS encoding glutathione S-transferase family protein, protein MRKLFFTTGSPFARAVRIVLVEKGLDFEREETFTTPSVEERAKVTPTLQVPTLVDGDLTLWDSSVIIDYLMSSYPGVPAPEGIDPLASDYVRATQSWHDKLVLATLQTFGVSTTMVSQLQWSGVRHEENVHAARCATRNQYLLDWFETQLVGADGAFVPGVMSAQDILLTCICQFIETRPLRLSWRAAGRPGLASLVARMERRPSFQQEPALWWEPGVTYATAAEVEWARHKTIHAGPSFSEWSSGSAS, encoded by the coding sequence ATGCGCAAGCTGTTCTTCACGACAGGATCGCCTTTCGCCCGTGCCGTCCGTATCGTGCTTGTCGAGAAGGGACTCGATTTCGAGCGTGAGGAGACCTTTACGACGCCCAGCGTCGAAGAGCGTGCGAAGGTCACGCCGACGCTTCAGGTTCCTACCCTGGTAGACGGCGACCTGACGCTTTGGGATTCATCGGTGATCATCGACTACCTCATGTCCAGCTATCCAGGCGTGCCCGCGCCGGAGGGCATCGACCCGCTGGCAAGCGACTATGTGCGCGCCACGCAAAGCTGGCACGACAAGCTCGTTCTCGCGACGTTACAGACGTTCGGCGTGTCGACGACGATGGTGTCGCAACTGCAATGGTCCGGGGTCCGACATGAAGAAAATGTTCATGCGGCGCGATGTGCCACGCGCAACCAGTATCTGCTCGACTGGTTCGAGACTCAGCTTGTCGGCGCTGACGGCGCTTTCGTCCCCGGCGTGATGTCGGCTCAGGACATCTTGCTCACCTGCATCTGTCAGTTCATTGAAACGCGCCCGTTGCGATTGTCCTGGCGTGCTGCTGGCCGACCCGGACTCGCGTCGCTGGTCGCTCGAATGGAAAGACGCCCCTCGTTCCAGCAGGAACCCGCACTGTGGTGGGAGCCCGGCGTGACGTATGCCACTGCTGCGGAGGTGGAATGGGCAAGACATAAAACCATTCATGCTGGGCCCAGCTTCAGCGAATGGTCATCGGGGTCTGCAAGCTGA